A genomic segment from Streptosporangium roseum DSM 43021 encodes:
- a CDS encoding SRPBCC family protein: MSTIEQSVDVNVPIRTAYNQWTQFESFPEFMEGVESVKQLSDTRTAWVVEIAGVRREFEADITEQHPDERVAWKSVDRPHQAGVVTFHHLNPETTRVTLQMEYDPEGFVETVGDWLQIVRLRVRGDLERFKTFIEARGGETGAWRGDVPGPQDHGTGDYGPGTGGGGGGLDLEDRPTGGPAGGYGFDQPAPPRTVGGEYPPESPLPPPGSGPLPPAGRRPGEEPPPAPGPRI, translated from the coding sequence GTGAGCACGATCGAACAGTCCGTCGATGTGAACGTCCCGATCCGGACGGCCTACAACCAGTGGACCCAGTTCGAGAGCTTTCCCGAGTTCATGGAAGGCGTCGAGTCGGTCAAGCAACTGAGCGACACCCGTACGGCGTGGGTCGTCGAGATCGCGGGGGTCCGCCGCGAGTTCGAAGCCGACATCACCGAGCAGCACCCCGACGAGCGGGTCGCCTGGAAGTCCGTCGACCGCCCGCACCAGGCCGGCGTGGTGACCTTCCACCACCTCAACCCGGAGACCACGCGGGTCACGCTCCAGATGGAGTACGACCCGGAGGGCTTCGTCGAGACCGTCGGTGACTGGCTGCAGATCGTCCGCCTGCGCGTCCGCGGCGACCTGGAGCGGTTCAAGACGTTCATCGAGGCACGCGGCGGCGAGACCGGCGCCTGGCGCGGGGACGTGCCCGGCCCGCAGGACCACGGCACGGGTGACTACGGGCCGGGCACCGGCGGCGGCGGCGGAGGCCTGGACCTGGAGGACCGTCCCACCGGCGGCCCGGCAGGCGGCTACGGCTTCGACCAGCCGGCACCCCCGCGCACCGTCGGCGGTGAGTACCCGCCGGAGTCCCCGCTCCCCCCGCCGGGCAGCGGCCCCCTGCCGCCTGCCGGGCGCCGGCCGGGCGAGGAGCCGCCGCCGGCTCCCGGACCGCGTATCTGA